Part of the Candidatus Paceibacterota bacterium genome, AAAACATATAAACGAGAAACGCCGAGAACGACATGGCGTCCTCGGCGGTGTTGGAGAGTTTTGGCCTAGCCTAGTCGTGGGTTTCGTCCAAGTCCTTGGCCATTTGGTCGCTGGTTTGAGACCACCAGCGAATGAACAAAATCAGCACTAGTAAAACAGGTAATACCAGAATCCAAAACATGATGGGGCCTCCAAATTTAAAATAACACCCTACTTCTAATATGTCAACTACTCATAAATCAGTGAAAGCTTTATAATTCTAATCGAATTGATTATCAATTTTTCCATTATTACTTCTTTTAATCTTTTAATTCAAATACTATGTCAAAAATAATTGGAATTGATTTAGGTACTACAAATAGCGCCGTGGCGGTGATGGAAGCTGGAGTACCTAAAATAATTGAAAACTCTGAAGGAGCTCGCACGACTCCTTCTATTGTCGCTGTTTCCAAAACAGGCGAACGATTGGTCGGCCTTTTAGCTAAAAGGCAGGCAGTAACCAATCCAAGAAATACTGTCTTTGGCATCAAACGATTCATTGGTCACAATTTTGACGAGCCGGCAGTGCAAAAAGATAAAGGTTCGGTACCATTCGAAGTTTCCAAATCAGATTCTGGTGGAGTACTAGTAAAAATGAACGAACAAAATCTTCGTCCGGAAGAAATTTCAGCTATGATCCTTTCTAAAATAAAAGCCGATGTGGAGGCGAAATTGGGAGAGAAAATAACTGAAGCTATCATCACTGTGCCTGCATATTTCAATGACGCACAGCGTAAGGCTACCAAAGATGCGGGACAGATAGCAGGCCTCGATGTCAAAAGAATTATCAACGAGCCGACTGCTGCCGCTCTTGCGTATGGATTTAATAAAAAGAAAGATGAAAAAATAGCTGTGTTTGATTTTGGAGGTGGTACTTTTGACATTTCTATCTTGGAAGTAGGTGACGATGTGGTGGAAGTAAAAGCGACTGATGGCGATTCACACTTAGGAGGTAAAGATATCGACCAAAAGATACTAAATTGGATTGCCGATGAGTTTAAAAAGGAGAGCGGTATCGATGTGCGTGGCGATGCTCTGGCTCTTCAGCGCTTGGATGAATCGGCTGAAAAAGCCAAAATTGAACTTTCTACAGCTACAGATACTGAAATAAATATTCCCTTTATCACTTCCGATTCTTCTGGTCCTCGTCACCTACTTATCAAAATGAATCGAGCTAAACTCGAGGAACTTGCCGATGAATTTATACAGAGGGCGATGGAAATTACCAAGCGTGCTTTAGAATCCTCACCTTTCAAAGTGGGGGAAATAGATGAGGTGGTGCTCGTCGGTGGACAGACGAGAATGCCTAAACTTACAGAGGAGGTAAAAAAGTTTTTTGGCAAGGATCCTAATAAGACTATTAATCCTGATGAAGTTGTGGCTCTTGGCGCTGCTATCCAAGGAGGTATTATCGGTGGTGATGTGAAAGACATTCTTCTTCTTGATGTTATTCCTCTTTCTCTTGGCATAGAAACCATGGGAGGAGTAGCTACTAAACTAATCGAACGCAATACTACTATTCCAGCTTCACGTTCCCAAGTATTTTCCACTGCGGCTGATAATCAAACCAGTGTCGAGATACATGTGGTGCAAGGTGAAAGACCTCTCTCTGCTGACAACAGGACTTTAGGTAGGTTTATTCTTGATGGTATTCCTCCTTCACCGCGCGGTGTTCCTCAGGTGGAAGTCACATTTGACATCGACGCCAACGGTATTTTGGATGTGAAAGCTAAAGACAAAACCTCAGGTAAAGAGCAATCAATCAAGATTGAAGGTAGCTCTGGCCTTTCCCAAGATGAAATAGAAAAAATGAAAAAAGATGCTGAGGCTCATGCTTCCGATGACGCAAAGAAAAAGGAAGTTGCTGAAGCTCGTAATTTGGCTGAGCAACTCATATATACTGCCGAAAAAGCTCTAAAAGACTCAGAAGGAAAAATAAGCGATGAAATAAAAACAGGTATAAATGGAAATATAGAAAAATTGAAGGAAGCAAAGAATAGGGAAAGTGTAGAAGATATAAAGAAAGCTACGGAAGAACTTTCGTCTGAGATGCAGAAAATAGGTGAACATCTTTCCAAAAATCCTCCTCCATCAGAGACTTCTTCAGGACAAGCTGGCGACCCGAAGGAAAATCCGGGTGAGACAAAATCATAATTTTCTGATATAATGAAGAGTGTATGGCTAAGAACTACTACGACATCTTAGGTGTCCAAAAGAAAGCCTCCAAAGATGAAATAAAAAAGGCTTTTAGGAAGCTAGCTCATCAATACCATCCTGATAAAAGTGGTGGTAGTGCCGATAAATTTAAGGAGGTAAACGAAGCCTATTCGGTGCTTTCCGACGATAAAAAAAGGTCACAATATGATACTTATGGTGATGCTTTTGCGCAGGCTGGAGGAGGTAATACTGGAGGCTTCAGTGGCAATTGGGAGGATTTTGTGCGTCAGACAGGATTTGACCCAAGTAATGGTGGCGGCTTTAGTTTTTCTGGTGAAGGATTTGACTTGGGTGATATATTTGGAGAATTTTTTGGTGGTGGAGGCCGTAGGTCCCGAGCGCAGCGAGGGAGAGACATTTCTATCGACATTGAACTTTCGTTTGAAGAATCTATTTTTGGTGGTGAACGCACTGTCGTGTTAAGTAAAGTTTCGGAGTGCACCACTTGTAAAGGAAGTGGTTCTAAACCTGGCTCGTCTGAAAAAATCGACTGCAAAACTTGCAACGGCAAAGGCAAAATTCACGAAGTGAAGCGCTCTATCTTTGGTTCCTTTGAGATGAACCGTGTATGCGATGAATGCGGTGGTACTGGCAAAGTTCCAAAAGAAAAATGTTTTGTTTGTAATGGGGTTGGGGTTTTGAAAAAAGAAGAGGACATTAAAATAAAAATTCCGCAGGGCATCGACAATGGTGAAATGATTCGTCTTGCTGGTATGGGTGAGGCTTTGCCACACGGTACTGCTGGCGATTTGTATGTGAAGATTCATGTGCGTAAGCATAAAACATTTATAAAACAGGGTGCTGATTTAGTGATGAATTTTGATATCAAACTTTCTGACGCTCTTTTGGGGGGTACGTATAATGTAGAAACTTTGGACGGTATTTCACAGCTTGAAATCCCTCAAGGCGCCTCGACTGGGGATATTTTGCGCATAAAAGGTAAGGGTGTGCCTTACAACAAATCTCGTGGTGATATCCTTGCACATCTTACAATCAAAATTCCTAAAAAACTCTCTAAATCCGCCCACGCCGCCGCCCTCAAATTAAAAGAAGAAGGGGTATAAAATGGCATTTACAGCTAAATTTGATATCTTAAATAAAAAAGATACCGACATAGCGGGCGGTAAGGGGGCATCTTTAGGAGAAATGATTCAAGCAGGTATTCCCATTCCAGATGGGTTTGTTCTTCTGTCGAGTGCTTTTGACTATTTTCTTCAAGAAACAGATTTGGTTCAAGAAATCGAAGCTATTCTGGCTACGGTTGATCATGAAGTCATCCATACTGTAGAATTTGCTTCTGAAAAAATAAGAGATCTGATTGAAAATACAGAAATACCAGAAGAAATATCAAAAGAAGTTATTACAGGATTTAATATTTTAGGCTCAAAATTTTTAGCTGTTCGATCGTCTGCTACAGCAGAAGATGGTTCCGAAAATGCTTGGGCCGGGCAATTAGAAAGTTTTCTCAATACTGATAAAGAGAATTTACTTAATAATGTAAGAAAATGTTGGGCCTCACTTTTTACACCGAGAGCTATTTTCTATCGATTTGAAAAGGGTATGCGTGGTAGCAAAATCTCTGTTGCGGTCATTATCCAAAAAATGGTCCAATCTGAAGTTTCTGGCGTAGCCTTCTCTGTACATCCTGTTACTGAAGATCGCAACCAGCTTATTATCGAAGCAGGTTTAGGCCTCGGTGAAGTCGTGGTTTCGGGCTCTATTACGCCTGATAGTTATGTTGTAGAAAAAGAACCTCGAAAAATAATTAATAAAAATATTCAAGAAAACAAACAGTGTTTGACTGACGATCGTATACTTGAGCTTTCAGAACTTGTTTTAAAAATTGAAAAGCACTTTGGTTTTCCGTGTGACATAGAATGGGCTTATGAAAATGGAAAATTCAGTATATTACAGAGTCGCCCGATCACCACTCTTAAAAA contains:
- the dnaK gene encoding molecular chaperone DnaK — its product is MSKIIGIDLGTTNSAVAVMEAGVPKIIENSEGARTTPSIVAVSKTGERLVGLLAKRQAVTNPRNTVFGIKRFIGHNFDEPAVQKDKGSVPFEVSKSDSGGVLVKMNEQNLRPEEISAMILSKIKADVEAKLGEKITEAIITVPAYFNDAQRKATKDAGQIAGLDVKRIINEPTAAALAYGFNKKKDEKIAVFDFGGGTFDISILEVGDDVVEVKATDGDSHLGGKDIDQKILNWIADEFKKESGIDVRGDALALQRLDESAEKAKIELSTATDTEINIPFITSDSSGPRHLLIKMNRAKLEELADEFIQRAMEITKRALESSPFKVGEIDEVVLVGGQTRMPKLTEEVKKFFGKDPNKTINPDEVVALGAAIQGGIIGGDVKDILLLDVIPLSLGIETMGGVATKLIERNTTIPASRSQVFSTAADNQTSVEIHVVQGERPLSADNRTLGRFILDGIPPSPRGVPQVEVTFDIDANGILDVKAKDKTSGKEQSIKIEGSSGLSQDEIEKMKKDAEAHASDDAKKKEVAEARNLAEQLIYTAEKALKDSEGKISDEIKTGINGNIEKLKEAKNRESVEDIKKATEELSSEMQKIGEHLSKNPPPSETSSGQAGDPKENPGETKS
- a CDS encoding DnaJ C-terminal domain-containing protein, producing MAKNYYDILGVQKKASKDEIKKAFRKLAHQYHPDKSGGSADKFKEVNEAYSVLSDDKKRSQYDTYGDAFAQAGGGNTGGFSGNWEDFVRQTGFDPSNGGGFSFSGEGFDLGDIFGEFFGGGGRRSRAQRGRDISIDIELSFEESIFGGERTVVLSKVSECTTCKGSGSKPGSSEKIDCKTCNGKGKIHEVKRSIFGSFEMNRVCDECGGTGKVPKEKCFVCNGVGVLKKEEDIKIKIPQGIDNGEMIRLAGMGEALPHGTAGDLYVKIHVRKHKTFIKQGADLVMNFDIKLSDALLGGTYNVETLDGISQLEIPQGASTGDILRIKGKGVPYNKSRGDILAHLTIKIPKKLSKSAHAAALKLKEEGV